Proteins from a genomic interval of Diaminobutyricimonas aerilata:
- a CDS encoding GlxA family transcriptional regulator, protein MPQRNHRVVVLVLEGAKPLDVGIPAQVFTTRTGMPYEVRVCGAAPGLVTGGDGLAYHVAEGLEALESADTVFIPGYREPAREDPPAAVIEALRRAHARGARLAAISTGAFALAATGLLDGRRATTHWNYAGILARRHPRVRVDANVLFVDEGSVLTSAGAASGVDLCLHLIRRDHGVGLSNTVARRLVAAPYRSGGQAQYVPRSVPEPLGDQFAATRQWALDHLEEPLTVTSLARHARVSPRTFSRRFVDDTGYTPMQWVLRARVDLARELLERSDLGVEAIAHRVGLGTGANLRMHFQRILGTSPSEYRRTFVRPAA, encoded by the coding sequence ATGCCGCAGCGAAACCACCGGGTCGTCGTGCTCGTGCTCGAGGGTGCGAAGCCGCTCGACGTCGGCATCCCCGCCCAGGTGTTCACGACCCGCACGGGCATGCCCTACGAGGTGCGGGTGTGCGGCGCCGCTCCCGGGCTGGTGACCGGCGGCGACGGACTCGCCTACCACGTGGCCGAAGGGCTCGAGGCGCTCGAGAGCGCCGACACCGTCTTCATCCCCGGCTACCGGGAGCCCGCGCGGGAAGACCCGCCCGCCGCCGTCATCGAGGCGTTGCGCCGCGCCCACGCGCGAGGCGCGCGCCTCGCCGCGATCTCCACGGGCGCGTTCGCCCTCGCGGCGACCGGGCTGCTCGACGGCCGCCGCGCGACCACGCACTGGAACTACGCCGGCATCCTCGCCCGCCGCCACCCGCGGGTGCGTGTCGACGCGAACGTGCTGTTCGTCGACGAGGGCAGCGTGCTCACCTCCGCGGGCGCCGCGTCGGGCGTCGACCTGTGCCTCCACCTCATCCGCCGCGACCACGGAGTCGGCTTGTCGAACACCGTCGCCCGCCGTCTCGTCGCGGCGCCGTACCGCAGCGGCGGGCAGGCGCAGTACGTTCCGCGCAGCGTGCCCGAACCGCTCGGGGACCAGTTCGCCGCGACCCGTCAGTGGGCGCTCGACCACCTGGAGGAGCCGCTCACCGTCACTTCGCTCGCCCGCCACGCCCGCGTCTCGCCCCGCACCTTCTCGCGCCGGTTCGTCGACGACACCGGGTACACGCCGATGCAGTGGGTGCTGCGCGCCCGGGTCGACCTCGCCCGGGAGCTGCTCGAGCGCTCCGACCTCGGCGTCGAGGCCATCGCCCATCGCGTGGGCCTCGGCACCGGGGCGAATCTGCGGATGCACTTCCAGCGCATCCTCGGCACCTCGCCGAGCGAGTACCGGCGCACCTTCGTGCGTCCGGCCGCCTGA
- the gap gene encoding type I glyceraldehyde-3-phosphate dehydrogenase, with product MTRIAINGFGRIGRNVLRALLERDTDLEVVAINDLTEPEALAQLLRFDSSLGRLRRPVEVDGDTLVVDGRRIRVLAEREPANLPWAELEVELVLEATGRFTSADAARAHLDAGAQRVLVSAPATGADVTLAYGVNTEAYDPASHVIISNASCTTNALAPLAQVLDDLAGIEHGFMTTVHAYTQEQNLQDGPHRDPRRARGAAVNIVPTTTGAAKAIGLVLPSLDGKLSGDSIRVPVPVGSIVELNTTVARDVTRDEVLAAYRTAAEGRLAGILDYSEDPLVSSDITGEPASSIFDAALTRVEGRHIKVVAWYDNEWGFSNRVVDTLGLIAAK from the coding sequence ATGACCCGCATCGCCATCAACGGATTCGGCCGCATCGGACGCAACGTGCTGCGCGCCCTGCTCGAACGCGACACCGACCTCGAGGTCGTCGCCATCAACGACCTCACCGAGCCCGAGGCCCTCGCGCAGCTGTTGCGCTTCGACAGCTCCCTCGGCCGCCTCCGCCGCCCCGTCGAGGTCGACGGTGACACACTCGTCGTCGACGGCCGGCGCATCCGCGTGCTCGCCGAGCGCGAGCCGGCAAACCTGCCGTGGGCCGAGCTCGAGGTCGAACTGGTGCTCGAAGCGACCGGCCGTTTCACCTCCGCGGACGCCGCGCGTGCCCACCTCGACGCGGGCGCGCAGCGCGTGCTCGTGAGCGCACCCGCCACCGGCGCCGACGTCACCCTCGCCTACGGCGTGAACACCGAGGCCTACGACCCGGCCTCGCACGTCATCATCTCGAACGCGTCGTGCACGACGAACGCACTCGCCCCGCTCGCTCAGGTGCTCGACGACCTGGCCGGCATCGAGCACGGGTTCATGACGACCGTGCACGCCTACACGCAGGAGCAGAACCTGCAGGACGGCCCGCACCGTGACCCGCGTCGCGCCCGCGGCGCGGCGGTCAACATCGTGCCCACGACGACCGGTGCCGCCAAGGCGATCGGCCTCGTGCTGCCGTCGCTCGACGGCAAGCTCTCGGGCGACTCGATCCGCGTGCCCGTTCCCGTCGGGTCGATCGTCGAGTTGAACACGACGGTCGCGCGCGACGTGACCCGCGATGAGGTGCTCGCCGCCTACCGCACCGCCGCCGAGGGGCGGCTCGCCGGCATCCTCGACTACTCGGAGGATCCGCTCGTCTCGAGCGACATCACGGGTGAGCCCGCGTCGTCGATCTTCGACGCGGCACTCACGCGCGTCGAGGGCCGCCATATCAAGGTGGTCGCCTGGTACGACAACGAGTGGGGCTTCTCCAACCGCGTCGTCGACACCCTCGGGCTCATCGCCGCGAAGTAG
- the prfB gene encoding peptide chain release factor 2, with protein sequence MIDIDLAAQIAELRSTFADILSVIGVERLEKEIADLNEQAAAPNLWDDPESAQKVTSALSHRQSELSRVTAIGRRLDDLEVLIEMANEAQDEESAQEAKEELLAIQKVIGDLEVQTLLDGEYDDRAAVVTIRSGAGGDDATDFAEMLMRMYLRWAEKHKYPVKVMDTSYAEGAGIKSATFEIDAPYAFGTLSVEAGTHRLARISPFGGADKRQTSFAAVEVIPVMEEAQQVEIPEGDIRVDVFRSSGPGGQSVNTTDSAVRLTHIPTGIVVSMQNEKSQIQNRAAAMRVLQTRLLLLKREQEAAKKKELAGTITASWGDQMRSYFLYGQQLVKDLRTGYEVGNPATVFDGELDGFIAAGIRWRKQSHDD encoded by the coding sequence ATGATCGATATCGACCTCGCCGCCCAGATCGCCGAACTCCGCAGCACCTTCGCGGACATCCTCAGCGTCATCGGGGTGGAGCGACTCGAGAAGGAGATCGCCGACCTCAACGAGCAGGCCGCCGCGCCGAACCTCTGGGACGACCCCGAGAGCGCGCAGAAGGTCACGAGCGCCCTCAGCCACCGGCAGTCGGAGCTCAGCCGCGTCACCGCCATCGGCCGGCGCCTCGACGACCTCGAGGTGCTCATCGAGATGGCGAACGAGGCGCAGGACGAGGAGAGCGCCCAGGAGGCGAAGGAGGAGCTCCTCGCCATCCAGAAGGTGATCGGCGACCTCGAGGTGCAGACCCTCCTCGACGGCGAATACGACGACCGTGCCGCCGTCGTCACGATCCGCTCGGGTGCCGGCGGCGACGACGCCACCGATTTCGCCGAGATGCTCATGCGCATGTACCTGCGCTGGGCGGAGAAGCACAAGTACCCGGTCAAGGTGATGGACACCTCCTACGCCGAAGGCGCGGGGATCAAGTCCGCGACCTTCGAGATCGACGCGCCGTACGCGTTCGGCACGCTGAGCGTCGAGGCCGGCACGCACCGCCTGGCCCGCATCAGCCCGTTCGGCGGCGCCGACAAGCGCCAGACGAGCTTCGCGGCCGTCGAGGTCATCCCCGTGATGGAGGAGGCGCAGCAGGTCGAGATCCCCGAGGGCGACATCCGCGTCGACGTGTTCCGCTCGTCCGGTCCCGGTGGTCAGTCGGTCAACACGACCGACTCGGCGGTGCGGCTGACGCACATCCCGACCGGCATCGTCGTGTCGATGCAGAACGAGAAGTCGCAGATCCAGAACCGTGCCGCCGCGATGCGCGTGCTGCAGACCCGCCTGCTGCTGCTCAAGCGCGAGCAGGAGGCCGCCAAGAAGAAGGAGCTCGCCGGCACCATCACGGCGAGCTGGGGCGACCAGATGCGCTCCTACTTCCTCTACGGGCAGCAGCTCGTGAAGGACCTGCGCACCGGCTACGAGGTCGGCAACCCCGCCACGGTGTTCGACGGCGAGCTCGACGGGTTCATCGCCGCGGGCATCCGCTGGCGCAAGCAGTCGCACGACGACTGA
- a CDS encoding MFS transporter: MPGCAGRVERVTDALPFRWRSVAVPVFAPALLFSIGEGAIIPAIPLVADDLGATLAIAGLVAAALTVGELLGNVPSGWLVSRIGERPTMIGAAVLSLAGLAVCVMATAPWMLGIGVLLIGLSAAAYALARHAFLTVTVPLAYRARALSTLGGVYRGGVFIGPFIAAAVIGWAGSAQSAFWIHVVACLATIALLLALPDPGRRTEAGAARTTAGLFRTLRRRRDVLARLGAGAALVGAMRASRQVILPLWAVNLGLDGATTALIIGVAGGVDFALFYVSGHIMDRFGRLWSALPSMIGLGVGHLVLAFTHDVPDAVTWFIVAAIVMSVANGIGSGILMTLGADLADPGDPAPFLGAWRFTGGLGGASAPIVVAAVTGLGSIAVAAGVMGVLGFAGAAILARYVPRYSPHR, translated from the coding sequence ATGCCCGGATGCGCGGGTAGGGTCGAGCGGGTGACCGACGCGCTGCCCTTCCGCTGGCGTTCGGTGGCCGTGCCCGTCTTCGCACCGGCGCTGTTGTTCTCGATCGGCGAGGGCGCGATCATCCCCGCGATCCCGCTCGTGGCCGACGACCTCGGAGCGACGCTCGCGATCGCCGGCCTCGTCGCCGCTGCGCTCACCGTCGGCGAGTTGCTCGGCAACGTGCCGAGCGGATGGCTGGTGAGCCGGATCGGGGAACGCCCGACGATGATCGGGGCGGCCGTGCTGTCGCTCGCCGGACTCGCGGTGTGCGTGATGGCGACGGCACCGTGGATGCTCGGCATCGGTGTGCTGCTGATCGGGCTCTCCGCCGCCGCCTATGCGCTCGCGCGCCACGCGTTCCTCACCGTGACGGTGCCGCTCGCCTATCGGGCGCGCGCCCTCTCGACACTCGGCGGCGTGTACCGCGGCGGTGTCTTCATCGGCCCGTTCATCGCGGCCGCGGTGATCGGCTGGGCCGGTTCCGCGCAGTCCGCCTTCTGGATCCACGTCGTGGCATGCCTCGCGACCATCGCGCTGCTGCTCGCCCTGCCCGACCCGGGCCGGCGCACCGAGGCGGGGGCGGCACGCACGACGGCCGGTCTGTTCCGCACCCTGCGCCGCCGTCGTGACGTGCTCGCCCGGCTCGGTGCGGGAGCCGCGCTCGTCGGGGCGATGCGGGCGAGCCGGCAGGTGATCCTGCCGTTGTGGGCGGTGAACCTCGGGCTCGACGGGGCGACGACCGCGCTCATCATCGGCGTCGCCGGCGGGGTCGACTTCGCCCTCTTCTACGTGAGCGGCCACATCATGGACCGCTTCGGGCGGCTGTGGAGCGCGCTGCCCTCGATGATCGGACTCGGCGTCGGCCACCTCGTGCTCGCCTTCACGCACGACGTGCCGGATGCGGTCACCTGGTTCATCGTGGCGGCGATCGTCATGTCGGTGGCGAACGGGATCGGCAGCGGGATCCTCATGACGCTCGGCGCAGATCTCGCCGATCCCGGCGACCCCGCGCCGTTCCTCGGGGCGTGGCGTTTCACCGGCGGACTCGGCGGGGCGAGCGCCCCGATCGTCGTCGCCGCGGTCACCGGGCTGGGCTCGATCGCCGTCGCCGCGGGCGTGATGGGAGTGCTCGGGTTCGCGGGCGCCGCGATCCTCGCCCGTTATGTTCCGCGCTACTCGCCGCACCGCTGA
- a CDS encoding winged helix-turn-helix transcriptional regulator, whose product MSAESRVTTPAEDAFCSIERTLGIVGERWTLLILREALTNGATRFDEFTEVLGIAPNILATRLKTLVESGVLEKREYRVEGSRARMSYHPTEAGTQLLVVLGALGQWGDDHVPPARGVTATREAAGTPLRVGFVDDPSVLKPVDEVRFVRTPSHPRYDAA is encoded by the coding sequence ATGAGTGCCGAATCGCGGGTCACCACCCCCGCCGAGGATGCGTTCTGCTCCATCGAGCGCACCCTCGGCATCGTCGGTGAGCGGTGGACGCTGCTCATCCTGCGGGAGGCGCTCACCAACGGCGCGACCCGCTTCGACGAATTCACCGAGGTGCTCGGCATCGCGCCGAACATCCTCGCGACGCGATTGAAGACGCTCGTCGAGTCGGGAGTGCTCGAGAAGCGCGAGTATCGCGTCGAGGGCTCCCGAGCACGGATGAGCTACCACCCGACCGAGGCGGGCACGCAGCTGCTGGTCGTGCTCGGGGCGCTCGGCCAGTGGGGCGACGATCACGTGCCGCCGGCGCGCGGCGTCACGGCCACGCGGGAGGCCGCCGGCACACCGCTGCGGGTCGGCTTCGTCGACGATCCCTCGGTGCTCAAGCCCGTGGACGAGGTGCGGTTCGTCCGCACGCCGTCTCACCCGCGCTACGACGCGGCCTGA
- a CDS encoding enoyl-CoA hydratase/isomerase family protein, translated as MTYEQLRVTRTSPALWRVAFDAPPINLIGPQLVIELRELVHELETDPYVSVVVFESAIEDYFLAHWDIAADPRVLAALPVGPTGYSPWIDVLIRLSKVPAITVSSIRGRTRGAGSEFVLATDIRFASREKAVLGQFEVGVGAVPGGGTPSRLPRLIGRGRALEILVGADDYDGELAERYGYVNRALPDGELDDFVTAFAERVSRFDSRALQEVKAFVDSASLPPDEEFPPQIDAFRNSVGRPETQQRIGQLVARGLQQASATESELGAAVAELDIPVQPPRGRA; from the coding sequence ATGACCTACGAACAGCTCCGCGTCACGCGGACATCCCCCGCCCTGTGGCGCGTAGCGTTCGACGCCCCGCCCATCAACCTCATCGGTCCGCAACTCGTCATCGAGCTGCGCGAGCTGGTGCACGAACTCGAGACCGACCCCTATGTGTCGGTGGTCGTCTTCGAGTCGGCGATCGAGGACTATTTCCTCGCCCACTGGGACATCGCCGCCGACCCCCGGGTGCTGGCCGCCCTGCCGGTCGGCCCGACCGGCTACAGCCCGTGGATCGACGTGCTCATCCGGCTGAGCAAGGTGCCGGCGATCACCGTCAGCTCCATCCGGGGCCGCACCCGGGGGGCGGGAAGCGAATTCGTGCTCGCCACCGATATCCGCTTCGCCAGCCGGGAGAAGGCGGTGCTCGGGCAGTTCGAGGTCGGCGTCGGCGCGGTTCCCGGAGGCGGCACGCCGTCGCGCCTGCCGCGCTTGATCGGACGCGGTCGCGCACTCGAGATACTGGTCGGCGCGGACGACTACGACGGCGAGCTGGCCGAACGTTACGGATACGTCAACCGGGCCCTTCCGGACGGGGAGCTGGACGACTTCGTCACGGCGTTCGCGGAGCGGGTGTCGCGGTTCGACTCGCGAGCACTGCAGGAGGTGAAGGCGTTCGTCGATTCGGCGTCACTGCCCCCGGATGAGGAGTTCCCGCCGCAGATCGACGCCTTCCGGAACTCGGTAGGTCGTCCCGAGACGCAGCAACGGATCGGGCAGCTCGTGGCACGTGGTCTGCAGCAGGCCTCGGCCACGGAGTCGGAGCTCGGAGCGGCCGTCGCCGAGCTCGACATCCCCGTGCAACCGCCCCGCGGGCGCGCATGA
- a CDS encoding aminoglycoside phosphotransferase family protein, which produces MTEREVLAGGGMNVVERIGDRVHRPAGPWTPTVHRLLAHLRSRGIDWVPRPHGVDGDGREVLDFLPGESPDHPMPEWLWSDALLREAGLRLRRLHGATLGFDRAGAVWRMPAHEPAEVICHNDFAPYNFVVDAQRRLTGVIDFDTASPGPRRWDLAYLAYRLVPLGVGEVDPGSPIDGAERRRRLHLLCAAYGDADPDDVLTAVVPRLRELADFSELRAPQEGAHLLGHARLYRDDADAVAALLDR; this is translated from the coding sequence ATGACGGAGCGCGAAGTGCTCGCCGGCGGCGGCATGAACGTCGTCGAGCGGATCGGCGATCGGGTGCACCGCCCGGCCGGACCGTGGACGCCGACGGTGCACCGGCTGCTCGCCCACCTGCGTTCGCGGGGCATCGATTGGGTGCCCCGACCGCACGGCGTCGACGGCGACGGCCGCGAGGTGCTCGACTTCCTCCCCGGGGAGTCGCCCGATCATCCGATGCCCGAGTGGTTGTGGAGCGACGCGCTACTGCGCGAGGCCGGGCTCCGGCTCCGCCGCCTCCATGGCGCGACCCTCGGCTTCGACCGCGCCGGTGCGGTGTGGCGGATGCCCGCCCATGAGCCGGCCGAGGTGATCTGCCACAACGACTTCGCGCCGTACAACTTCGTGGTCGACGCGCAGCGCCGGCTCACGGGTGTCATCGACTTCGACACGGCGTCCCCGGGTCCGCGGAGGTGGGACCTCGCTTACCTCGCCTACCGCCTGGTTCCGCTCGGCGTCGGCGAGGTCGACCCCGGCTCCCCGATCGACGGCGCGGAGCGCCGCCGCCGGCTGCATCTCTTGTGCGCCGCGTACGGTGACGCCGATCCCGACGACGTCTTGACCGCCGTCGTGCCGCGGTTGCGGGAACTCGCCGACTTCTCGGAGCTGCGCGCGCCACAGGAAGGCGCTCATCTGCTCGGCCACGCACGCCTGTACCGCGACGACGCCGACGCGGTCGCTGCACTGCTCGACCGCTGA
- a CDS encoding MFS transporter, with product MRSSTASHSAFAAFGLFWGTWGAALPALRDAASVTDAELGTALLLVGLGALPAMMLTGRAVDRFGARIAGALMLALALSGLVIAIVSRDFATLALGMLLVGATSGAADVASNALAGLAEQRSGGRVITISHAVFSSFVVVGSLGTGGLRALGADAVAVFAGAAALMAVASVAVLMLGDRPHAATPTVAVRRREAMRLALPFVAVGLVGAVAFATENAHQSWSAIFLADELDASVGLTAIAPATFAVFAALTRFAAGIFTRVPAGLLLLAGAGAALLGTLVLATATVVPVALGGLALAAMGTSVLFPTLLSRATEGVPADRRGRATSAVATTAYLGFLVGPVYVGLLADGFGLRGAMIGVAVLAALFALLAPLVTRRRNANTEASEPAPATMGA from the coding sequence ATGCGATCCTCGACCGCCTCCCATTCCGCGTTCGCCGCCTTCGGCCTGTTCTGGGGCACGTGGGGCGCCGCCCTTCCCGCACTCCGCGACGCTGCGTCGGTCACCGACGCGGAACTGGGAACGGCCCTGCTCCTCGTCGGGCTCGGAGCACTGCCGGCGATGATGCTCACCGGGCGCGCCGTCGATCGCTTCGGCGCCCGCATCGCGGGCGCCCTCATGCTCGCCCTCGCGCTCTCGGGCCTCGTCATCGCCATCGTCTCCCGCGACTTCGCCACGCTCGCCCTCGGCATGCTGCTCGTGGGCGCCACCTCGGGCGCGGCCGATGTCGCCTCGAACGCCCTCGCGGGACTCGCCGAGCAGCGCTCCGGCGGTCGCGTCATCACGATCTCGCACGCCGTCTTCTCCTCCTTCGTCGTGGTGGGCAGCCTCGGCACCGGCGGGTTGCGAGCCCTCGGCGCCGATGCCGTCGCCGTGTTCGCAGGCGCGGCCGCCCTCATGGCGGTCGCGAGCGTCGCGGTGCTGATGCTCGGCGATCGGCCGCACGCGGCCACTCCGACCGTCGCGGTGCGGCGTCGGGAAGCGATGCGGCTGGCCCTGCCGTTCGTCGCGGTGGGACTCGTGGGCGCGGTCGCCTTCGCGACGGAGAACGCGCACCAGAGCTGGAGCGCCATCTTCCTCGCCGACGAGCTCGACGCGTCCGTCGGCCTGACCGCCATCGCCCCCGCCACCTTCGCGGTCTTCGCCGCGCTGACGCGCTTCGCTGCGGGGATCTTCACGCGGGTGCCGGCCGGCCTGCTGCTCCTCGCCGGCGCCGGCGCCGCTCTTCTCGGCACGCTCGTGCTCGCGACGGCCACCGTCGTGCCCGTGGCGCTCGGCGGCCTCGCCCTCGCGGCCATGGGTACCTCGGTGCTCTTCCCGACTCTTCTCAGCCGCGCCACCGAGGGCGTCCCGGCCGATCGCCGCGGCCGCGCCACCTCCGCCGTCGCGACGACCGCATATCTCGGATTCCTCGTCGGACCGGTCTACGTCGGGCTGCTCGCCGACGGGTTCGGCTTGCGCGGCGCGATGATCGGCGTCGCCGTGCTCGCCGCGCTCTTCGCCCTGCTCGCCCCGCTCGTGACCCGTCGCCGGAACGCGAACACCGAGGCGTCCGAACCGGCGCCTGCCACGATGGGGGCATGA
- a CDS encoding LacI family DNA-binding transcriptional regulator: protein MKPERVTMRQVAAEAGVAPMTVSYTYTRPDRVAPATRARVLDAAERLGYRGPDPVARSLRSGSTANLGVVLGEHLTYAFEDPQAARFLAGVSRVCVENRLGLVLIPSTGEQTDVDRVREAAVDGFVLWTTVHDDPVLAAVAATGRPAAIQGGPAAPGIVVVGPDDRTAATAIAAHLLEGATTPLVLSFPLDRERRPGLLRGPSPEVPFPITATRLAGYRDAVEASGRSWGDLPVAVVARNSRDDARQAIEDALRHVHPDAVIAMGDEIAAGAIDVLGDSARVCGWDDSPLAATLGIPSVRQSLFDQGVACARIAAGLATTADPVAWELALR, encoded by the coding sequence GTGAAGCCCGAGCGCGTGACGATGCGGCAGGTGGCCGCCGAGGCGGGCGTCGCGCCCATGACCGTGAGCTACACGTACACGCGGCCCGACCGCGTGGCGCCGGCCACCCGGGCGCGGGTGCTCGACGCGGCCGAGCGGCTCGGCTACCGGGGGCCGGATCCGGTGGCGCGTTCGCTGCGCAGCGGATCGACCGCGAACCTCGGGGTCGTGCTCGGCGAGCACCTCACCTACGCGTTCGAGGACCCGCAGGCGGCGCGGTTCCTCGCGGGGGTGTCCCGGGTCTGCGTCGAGAACCGGCTCGGTCTCGTGCTCATCCCGAGCACCGGTGAACAAACCGATGTGGACCGCGTCCGCGAAGCAGCCGTCGACGGCTTCGTACTGTGGACGACCGTCCACGACGACCCCGTGCTCGCCGCCGTCGCGGCGACCGGCCGACCCGCGGCGATCCAGGGCGGCCCCGCCGCCCCCGGCATCGTGGTCGTCGGCCCGGACGACCGCACCGCCGCGACCGCCATCGCCGCCCACCTGCTGGAGGGCGCCACGACGCCGCTCGTGCTGTCGTTCCCGCTCGACCGGGAACGGCGACCGGGACTGCTGCGGGGCCCGTCGCCGGAGGTGCCGTTCCCCATCACCGCCACCCGCCTCGCCGGGTACCGCGATGCCGTCGAGGCGTCCGGACGGTCGTGGGGCGACCTACCGGTCGCGGTCGTGGCTCGCAACTCCCGAGACGATGCGCGTCAGGCCATCGAGGACGCGCTCCGGCACGTGCATCCGGACGCCGTCATCGCAATGGGCGACGAGATCGCCGCCGGCGCGATCGACGTGCTCGGCGACTCCGCGCGGGTCTGCGGCTGGGACGACAGCCCGCTCGCCGCGACACTCGGCATCCCGAGCGTGCGCCAGTCGCTGTTCGACCAGGGTGTCGCGTGCGCGCGCATCGCCGCCGGACTCGCCACGACCGCCGACCCGGTCGCCTGGGAGCTCGCGCTGCGCTGA
- a CDS encoding MerR family transcriptional regulator, whose amino-acid sequence MRRTVDLARAVGYSVQQIRDLERLGVIPPARREANGYRSYSRVHEVAARAYRGLAAAVGPVEARRLLASIWSMSVADAAAAVGAAHVRLERERDDVRHALRALAVIRAERADLDGADDAAMTIAELADALGVRASTLRHWEAEGLVVPERVTSLGARRYRPSDVREARIVAALRASGYGVPAVREVMAGLRGFGITADVEAVLQRRLGSIAARSVALLRTGSDLAEVLDALRDGDAAGVRAE is encoded by the coding sequence ATGCGGCGCACCGTCGACCTGGCGCGAGCCGTCGGGTACTCGGTGCAGCAGATCCGGGACCTCGAGCGGCTCGGCGTCATCCCGCCCGCGCGGCGCGAGGCGAACGGGTACCGGTCGTACTCCCGCGTTCATGAGGTCGCGGCCCGCGCGTACCGGGGGCTTGCCGCGGCGGTCGGCCCCGTCGAGGCGCGGCGACTGCTCGCATCGATCTGGTCGATGTCGGTCGCAGATGCCGCGGCGGCGGTCGGTGCCGCGCACGTACGTCTGGAACGCGAGCGCGACGACGTGCGGCACGCGCTCCGCGCGCTCGCCGTGATCCGCGCCGAGCGCGCCGATCTCGATGGGGCGGATGACGCGGCGATGACGATCGCGGAACTGGCGGACGCGCTCGGGGTGCGGGCGTCGACGCTGCGTCACTGGGAGGCGGAGGGGCTCGTCGTGCCGGAACGCGTCACCTCGCTCGGCGCGCGTCGCTATCGTCCCTCGGACGTGCGGGAGGCGCGCATCGTCGCGGCGCTCCGCGCGAGCGGCTACGGCGTGCCGGCCGTCCGCGAGGTCATGGCGGGCCTACGCGGATTCGGCATCACCGCGGATGTGGAGGCGGTGCTGCAACGGCGACTCGGCTCGATCGCCGCCCGCAGCGTGGCGCTCCTCCGCACCGGCTCCGACCTGGCGGAGGTACTCGACGCGCTCCGCGACGGTGACGCCGCGGGGGTGCGGGCCGAGTAG
- a CDS encoding DUF6194 family protein, translating to MSMDEIIELVRSLPGSLVVTPGPGDGTPELAWGDAFFYHAPDGVMPTNEQPYATVVTKDYPDDTASRLGNGRWRVNIHVGRATFVELTGENPRDLGSHWDHAAEDMLMPHPVYGALGWLAVIDPGPATSATLERLLRDAHHAARARHERREARASG from the coding sequence ATGAGTATGGACGAGATCATCGAACTGGTGCGATCACTTCCCGGATCGCTCGTGGTCACCCCCGGCCCCGGCGACGGCACACCCGAGCTCGCGTGGGGCGACGCCTTCTTCTACCACGCGCCCGATGGCGTGATGCCGACGAACGAGCAGCCCTACGCGACGGTCGTCACGAAGGACTATCCCGACGACACCGCGTCCCGACTCGGGAACGGCCGATGGAGGGTCAACATCCACGTCGGCCGCGCGACCTTCGTCGAGTTGACCGGCGAGAACCCCCGCGATCTCGGGTCGCACTGGGATCACGCCGCGGAGGACATGCTCATGCCCCACCCGGTCTACGGCGCGCTCGGGTGGCTCGCCGTCATCGATCCGGGGCCGGCGACATCCGCGACGCTCGAGCGGCTGCTGCGCGACGCCCACCACGCCGCACGCGCCCGCCACGAGCGTCGCGAGGCCCGCGCATCCGGGTAG